A window of Ovis canadensis isolate MfBH-ARS-UI-01 breed Bighorn chromosome X, ARS-UI_OviCan_v2, whole genome shotgun sequence contains these coding sequences:
- the LOC138930240 gene encoding diphosphoinositol polyphosphate phosphohydrolase 3-beta, translated as MKCKPNQTRTYDPEGFKKRAACLCFRSEREDEVLLVSSSRYPDRWIVPGGGMEPEEEPGGAAVREVFEEAGVKGKLGRLLGIFEQNQDRKHRTYVYVLTVTEILEDWEDSVSIGRKREWFKVEDAIKVLQCHKPVHAEYLQKLKLGGSPTNGNSVAPSLPEGDP; from the coding sequence ATGAAGTGCAAGCCGAACCAGACGCGGACCTACGACCCGGAGGGGTTCAAGAAGCGGGCGGCGTGCCTGTGCTTCCGGAGCGAGCGCGAGGACGAGGTGCTGTTAGTGAGTAGCAGTCGGTACCCGGACCGCTGGATCGTGCCGGGCGGGGGCATGGAGCCCGAGGAGGAGCCGGGCGGTGCGGCCGTCCGCGAGGTGTTCGAAGAAGCGGGAGTCAAGGGGAAGTTAGGCCGGCTCCTTGGCATTTTCGAGCAGAACCAAGATCGCAAGCACAGAACGTACGTGTATGTACTGACTGTCACTGAGATTCTGGAGGATTGGGAAGATTCGGTTAGCATTGGGAGGAAGCGAGAGTGGTTCAAAGTCGAAGATGCGATCAAGGTTCTCCAGTGCCACAAGCCCGTGCATGCCGAATATCTGCAAAAACTAAAGCTGGGCGGTTCCCCAACCAATGGAAACTCCGTGGCCCCGTCCCTGCCGGAGGGCGATCCCTAG